The DNA region CAACATGTATCTTCCTTATAAATTATCTAAAGGTACATATTACGACGGTGTAATTCTGCTTGGAAGATTCAGCCTTCAATATGCTGATTTTATCAGTAATAAAATTAACAATTTAGTCTTTTATACAGGTTATTCCCCCTCCTATGATTATGACAGCGTCTGGTTTAACTTTAATAACAGTGCCTACAAGCAATGTAAATATCTAATAGATAATAATCACAAAAATATAGGCTACCTGGGGGATATGAGCAGATTTAGAAATAAAGAAATGCTTATGGGAATAACTACCTGCTTAGAAGATTATAATATTGAAGTTAAAAATGAATTTTTTATAAATATGAAAAATAATTATAGGAATGAAGTTATTAAATTATTCAGTCAAAAAAATAGGCCTACTTCAATAATATGTGGAAGCGATTTTATTGCATTAGAGCTTATAAAAATTCTTCACGACATTAAAATCAATGTACCGGAAAATGTATCTATTATAGGTACAGGAAATACACAAATTTCATCACTGTCTATACCATCTTTAACCACTGCAGATTTAAATATTGAATATTCCTGTGAGGTTGTTGTAGATTTGCTATTAAAGAAAATCAGCAATCCATGCAAACCTAAAGAAAATATTTCAATATACACCTCTCTGGTTAAGAGGGATTCTGTAAGAAAAATTTAATCATACATCTTCTGGGGGGTGTAAATATTATGGCAAATAATATAATTTTAAAGTTTGCAAAAAAGTATAAATTTTCCTATGCCATAGGAATAATTTTTATGATTTTATCTTCTTGTATACAATCACTATTCCCGAAAGTACTAGGGAATATAGTTGATATCTTAAAAATAAGTAACTTTAACAAGAATTTAGTAATAACTAATATATTTTACATTATATTAATAGCCGCTGGTGGATTTTTATCTACATTCATATGGAGAAATTTAATTAATTCCAATTCCAGAAGGCTTGAATGTGAGCTTAGAGAAACATTTTTCACTCATCTTCAGAAATTGTCTTCAGAATTTTACAGCAAAAGAAAAACAGGCGATCTCATTGCTTATGCTATAAATGATATATCAGCTGTAAGATCAACTTTTGGACCAGTTACGGCAATGTCAATAAATGCGCTAGTACTATGTGCTGCCTCTATATACTCCATGTGTAAAACCATAGACTGGCATCTTACTTTAATTACATTAATACCTATTCCATTCATTATTTTCTTTACAGTAAATATAGGAAGACTTATTAAAATAAAATTCACAGACGTTCAAGAAAACTTTGCGGCCATCTCAGATAAAGTACAGGAAAATATTTATGGAATAAGAGTTATTAAGACCTATGTACAGGAAGAAAATGAAATAGAAAGCTTCGAAAAATTAAATAATAAGATTACTGATGCCAATCTAAGTATGGTAAAAACCTCTTCTCTACTTTCCCCCGTAATCGAATTCTGCTTTAGCATTAGCTTTGCTGTAAATTTAATCATTGGAGGTAAGATGGTTTTAAATAGACAAATAACCTTGGGGGATTTTGTAGCCTTTAATACTTATCTAACTATAATAATAAATCCAATAATTTCCATAGGTCGTATTATTAACACTTATCAAAGGGGCATGGCATCTTTAGAAAGATTAAATGACATACTCAATGTGAAACCCAAAATAACCGATAATGGTAAAATTTCTTCTTTAAAAATCAATGGTGACATAGAATTTAAAAATTTAGATTTCTGCTATCCTGGACTGAATAAAAAATCTTTACAGAGAATTAATATTAAGATTCCAAAAGGTCACACTTTAGGCATTATAGGTAGAACGGGTTCTGGAAAAAGTACTTTAGTAAATCTTTTATTTAAAATGTATAATATAGAAGCTGAAAAAATATTTATTGATGGGCTAGATATAAACAATATTCCTTTAGAAACTTTAAGGAATAGTTTTGGTTACGTTCCCCAGGACAATTTTTTATTTTCTGCCACAATAAAAGATAATATAACCTTTTTCAAAGATTTATATTCTTATAATGACATGAAAATTTCTACCGAAAGCAGCTGCATCCAGCACAGTATAGACTCCTTCAAGGATAAGTTTAATACCCTACTTGGCGAGCAGGGCATAAACCTTTCTGGTGGACAAAAGCAGCGTGTTTCTATAGCAAGGGCTCTAATTAAAGACCCTGCTGTTTTAGTATTAGATGATTCTCTATCCGCTGTAGATACCATAACAGAAGGCACTATACTAAATAACTTAAAAAATATACGTAAGGGAAAAACAAATATTATAATAGCCCATAGAATATCTGCAGTGAAAGATGCTGATGAAATTATAGTATTAGATAATGGATTTATACATGAGAGAGGCACTCACTACGAACTTTTACAAAAAGGAGGTATATATTATGGCATCTACAATGAACAATATAAAGACAGCCCAAAAGAAGCTGAAGCACTCTAGCAATAGCAGTTTTGTGGAACTTCTAAAATTAGCAAAACCACATTTACATAAAATAATAATTGCAGCAATCTGTGCACTCATAGTAAATTTAACTCAAATAGCAAAGCCATATATACTCAAATTTGTTATTGATGATTTTTTAGTAAAAAATGTTGCTTACAATGGCATATATTCAATTTCGCTTATGGCTATTTTATACTTGACTACTGCATTTATAGGCAGTTTTGTTTCCTTTGCTCAAGAAAATTTAATAAATAGTGCTGGGCAGGCAATTATAAAAAATTTAAGAAGTAGAGTATTTAAAATTATACAGTTTCTACCTCTAAATTATCTAGATAAAACTTCTTCTGGGAGATTAATAACCAGAGCCACTAACGATGTAGAAGCGTTAAGCGAAATGTATACAGATGTAATTATCAGTTTATTTCAGGATTTCTTCTTATTAATTGGCATTATCTATGCAATGATTATGCTAAATATTAAGCTTACACTTATTTCCTTTTCCGTAATACCCATAATGGCCCTTATTCTTATCCTTCTTAAGAAAAAAATCAAGGCAAATTTTTTAAAGGTTAAAAATTTAATAGGTTACATTAATGGCTTTATGGCTGAAAACATATCTGGTATGAGAATTATACAGATATTTAGAGCCGAAAGAGAAAAAATGAAAGAATTTTTAAAATTAAACAATGCTTATTTTAAAGCCACAACACTTCAGGTTCGTTTAAACAGCATTTTAAAGCCTGGAACTGATTTTTTTCAAAACATTACTATAGCTATCCTCTTATTTTACGGCATTAATAAAGTGTCAAATCACAGTATTGATTTGGGAATAATCTATGCCTTTACTACCTACATAAAGCAGTTTTTTAATCCAGTTTCTGATCTTGCAGATCAATATACCACAATACAGTCAGCCTTAGTATCTGCAGATAGAATTTTTGAATTATTAGATGAAGAAAATACTCTTGAAAATTTAGATATAGGAATTGACATGAAATATATTGAAGGCACTATAGAATTTAAAGATGTTTGGTTTGCATATAATGACAGGGATTGGGTATTAAAGGGCATAAGCTTTAAACTTAACAGAGGAGAAACTGCCGCCTTTATAGGTGAAACTGGTGCAGGAAAAACCACTATAATAAGTCTCATCAATGGATTTTATAAAATTCAAAAGGGAGAAATATTAATTGATGGAATTAATATTAATAATATAAAACTTAAGGATTTACGCAAAAATATATCTGTAGTTTTGCAGGATGTATTTTTATTCTCTGGTGATGTTAAAAATAACATTACATTAAATGATGACATTGATGATGAACAATTTAATAAAGCCCTGGATGCATCTTATCTCAAAGAATTCTTAGGTACTTTTAAAAATGGAGTTAAAGAACCAGTAATGGAGAGAGGAAATACTTTATCTGCTGGACAAAGGCAGCTGATCTCATTTGCAAGAGCAGTTGCCCATAATCCCTCTATACTTGTACTTGATGAAGCTACCTCCAATGTAGATACTCAAACGGAAAAATTAATACAAAAAGCCATAGATAATATTGCTAAAGACCGAACTACTCTTATAATTGCTCACAGGCTTTCCACTATAAAAAATGCTGATAAGATAATCGTCATGAAAAATGGTAAAATTGTTGAAATTGGAAGTCATGATGAACTTATTACATCAGATTCACTATATAAAAGATTACTTTATAAAAATGTCAGTTAAATTCGGAAATATATCCATATATAGAAATAATTTATCTTTCTTAATGCCCATATATAGACTTGAAAATAAAATAATAATGCTTTCACTATGGGCATTCAACTTTATAATCATATCTTAATAATTCTCTATTGGCTTTCACAATTATATTCTCATCTGATTTTCAACTTTTCCATCATCTACAATTTTTATCTCTCCGCTATATTCAACTTTTTCTATATAACATCCTCTACCTATTGTAACATTGTTTCCTCTCACTATCTTTGCTGTAGTTCCCTCAAGATAAATATTATCTCCTTCTATAGCTTCAGTAATAAGTTCTCTTCTGTAAGAAAACATAGTTTTTAAAAATTTAGCCACTATGGATTCATCAAAGGCAGATAACCTGACATTTATATTTTCCCCTCCAATTTCTTTTGCCCTACATCTTCCATACAAATTTATATTTACTTCTCCAGCATTTAAAAGTCCTTCTATATTCATACCTCCCGACGCTTTAAAACTCTCACTTTCACAGTCTTTTTTTATATTTATGCTGCCTGATATATCAACTTCTTCTCCATGTAAATTTCCATCAATACTGCTGCCACCAGATATTTTTATTTTCCTAGTTCTTACATCTCCAAAAATTTGTGATCCACCGCTTACCTTAATTTCATCAGTATCCATGTTTCCATTAATTTTCACTGATCCGCTAACCTCAATTGTTTCAGTTTTAACACTCCCCTTAATATTGGCGGATCCACTGAACTTCATATTCTTTGATACCACATTTCCTACTATGTCTGCTGAACCACTGCATTTTAAAGTATTACACTCTAAATCACCGTTAATGGTACCTGACCCACTGATTTTAACTTCATCATATATTCCTCCACCAAAACTTCCTGATCCAGATATTTTAAGATTCTGTTTAGTCTCCATTTAAAACAACTCCTTAATCTTTAATTTTAATTTTTCTATAGCTTCATTAACACTTATTTTCATCACAACTTTTGATAATTTATCAAAATAAATCTCATTGGGAACAGATAAAATACTAGTTATCCCTACACCCATTTTTCTTACAAATACTATTTCACAGCTTCTTCCTATATATTTATCGTAATTATCCTGTAGAGTTTGAAGTAAATTCTTACTCTCTTCAATTGAAATACTGCCCTCTAATAAAAATTCCTGCAATACACTCATGTACAATATTTCATTAAAAGAATACAGGTCAATCATTGAATTAAAATCTATATATATATCTATAACATTTTTCATAATAATGTTTTTTTCAATAAGCTCCTCATAAGAAATTTTAATATCTGAAACTTCTGGAGAAAAAATTTGTGCCAAATCATCTAAAGATGCATCATCTTTCATATTTTTTATTTTTTCTAATCTATCAAGAATTTTCTCTCTTGGGAAAAAAGTTTCCTGGCCTGTAAAAGCAGATTTTTTTATAAACCATTCTTCCGGAATCAAATTTTTCCTTTTCCATCTGTAAAGCTGACCATAGGATATACCCGTTAATTCTAAAAGCTCTTTTTTGGAAATCAACTTTTCTTCCATACTATCACTCCTTGGCTTTAATGTAACATAACATTGTTACATTGTAAAGAAAATTTTCTCAATAAAAATTAAAAACCTTCTTTAGCTAATCAATTCATCTCAATATAAAAGATTGTTGATTTTTTAACTAAAGAAGGCTTATATATCTTATAGGATTGTTAAAATAACTACTATATTAAGATTACACATCATTTATTACATTAATTAAATGTATAATCTCAATTACAATTTATACATATTCTTTTGCTTTTTCTTCACCTTTTAATACTCTAAGTGCACCTTGAGTTAATGCTAAAAGTTCATCTTCTCCTGGATAAACTACTACTGGAGCAATAAAGGAAACTCTTTCTGCAATTTTACCTGTAATACCTTTATTATAAGCTATTCCACCAGTAAGAAGTATTGCATCTACTTTTCCTGACAATACTGCTGCATCCTGACCAATTTCTTTTGCTATCTGATATATAAATGCATCATATATTAATTTTGAATCCTTATCTCCAGCATCTGCTTTATCAGCTACAACTTTAAAGTCGTTTGTATTTGCATAGGCAACTGCTCCGCCTTTTCCGTTGATTTTTTTCTTCATTTCTTCGTAACTTACTTTTCCACTATAAGCAATGTCAATTAAATCACCAACTGGAACTCCACCACTTCTCTCTGGTGAGAATGGACCTTCTCCTGTAAGAGCATTATTTACATCAATTACTTTTCCCTTACAATGAGCACCAACTGATGTTCCTCCGCCCATGTGAGTAACAATAAGATTTAAATCTTCGTATTTTACTCCCTTTTCCTTTGCATATCTCTTAGCAACAGCCTTTTGGTTTAATGCATGGAAAATACTTCTTCTCTTTACTTCTGGTATTCCTGAAATTTTTGCTACTTCTTGCATTTCATCAACAGTAACAGGATCTACTATGAATGCTGGAATATTCAATTCTTTAGCTATTTCATTTGCAATTATTCCACCTAAATTTGATGCGTGCTGTCCTTGAACTCCAACCTTTAAATCTTCAAGCATTTTTTCATTAACTGCGTATGTACCACTAACTATTGGCTTTAATAATCCACCTCTACCAACTACAGCACTTAATGTGTTAATATCTATATTTTTTTCTTTTAAAACATTTAATATAACTTCTTTTCTAAATGGGAATTGATCATATATTGTGTCATATTTAGCAATTTCCTCTGCAGAATGTTTTAGATTTTCTTCTAAAACTTGATTTTCATCCTCGTAAACTCCAATTTTTGTAGAAGTAGAACCTGGATTGATTATTAATAATTTATACATGATGTTGCCCCCTTTTTATAATTTATTTACCTGATGGCTAGTGGCTGTAGCTCTCCACTTTTGGTGTAGAAACAGTATAACTCTCCTAGATAATGCCTTCTAAGATTCAGTGAAGTAAAGTACTCTATTTATGGCTTGCAACCAATGCTGCAAGAGCAATTGAATACATTTTTGTTTCATGACTATCTGCTCTTGATGTCAATATAACTGGAGCTGCAGTTCCAACTAATATACCACCATTTTTTGAATGAGTTGTATAAGTTAAAGTTTTGTACATAACATTTGCTGTTTCTATGTTTGGTAATAAAAGGACATCTGCCTTACCAGCTACTGTACCTTTTATATTTTTATGTTTTGCTGCTTCTTCGCTTAATGCATTATCTAAAGCATAAGGGCCATCAACTATACATCCCTTAAATTGGCCTCTGTCACTCATCTTTGAAAGTAGTGCTGCATCTAAAGTTGCTGGCATATTTTCATTTACAACTTCAACTGCACAGATAGGAGCTACTTTTGGTTCATCAATACCTACTGCATGAGCTACCCTTACTGCATTATTTATTATTTGAACTTTATCTTTTAATGTTGGGTACATGTTAAAAGCTGCATCTGTTAGAAATAGCAGTCTATTAAATGCTTCTGTTTCGAAAACAGCAACATGAGACATAAGCTTTCCAGTTCTAAGACCTACTTCTTTATTAAGTACTGATCTTAAAAAAGTTGCTGTATCTACTAAGCCTTTCATAACCATATCAGCCTTACCCTGAGAAACAATTTCTACAGCCTTTAATGTTGCCTTTCTAACATCTGGCTCATCTACTATCTTAAACTGATTTATATCCATACCAATTTTAAGTGCAATAGATGTTATTTCATTTTTATCTCCAACTAAAATTGCCTCTGCTATACCATTTTTTTTGGCATCTCTTATAGCTTCTAATACTGGTGTGTCTTGTGCAACTGCAACAGATACTGTTTTTATGTCTTTACTCTTAACCTTTAGCAAAACCTCTTCAAAACTTTTAATCATGTTATTAGCACCTCTTCTTAATTATTTTTTATTAAGGCACATTCAAATAAATAACTAATCAGTATGCTAGTCTATTTTAAATCCTACTGCGTCAACAGAAACCTCAGATAGCTCACTATCCTCAAAACCTGTTTCCTTGTATGATTTAAAATATCCGTCGCATCTTTGACTTACTATTTATTTTTATATGCCTAATGGACCATCTTTAAAGAAATGTAATAAAATATTTCATTGATCATTTCTTTGAAGATAATTGTAGACATTTAAAATTTATATAATTATTGTAAATCTAAAGATTAACAAACTTATATTTCTATTTTATCAAATATTTCATAAAAATAGTGT from Clostridium pasteurianum BC1 includes:
- a CDS encoding ABC transporter ATP-binding protein, with the translated sequence MASTMNNIKTAQKKLKHSSNSSFVELLKLAKPHLHKIIIAAICALIVNLTQIAKPYILKFVIDDFLVKNVAYNGIYSISLMAILYLTTAFIGSFVSFAQENLINSAGQAIIKNLRSRVFKIIQFLPLNYLDKTSSGRLITRATNDVEALSEMYTDVIISLFQDFFLLIGIIYAMIMLNIKLTLISFSVIPIMALILILLKKKIKANFLKVKNLIGYINGFMAENISGMRIIQIFRAEREKMKEFLKLNNAYFKATTLQVRLNSILKPGTDFFQNITIAILLFYGINKVSNHSIDLGIIYAFTTYIKQFFNPVSDLADQYTTIQSALVSADRIFELLDEENTLENLDIGIDMKYIEGTIEFKDVWFAYNDRDWVLKGISFKLNRGETAAFIGETGAGKTTIISLINGFYKIQKGEILIDGININNIKLKDLRKNISVVLQDVFLFSGDVKNNITLNDDIDDEQFNKALDASYLKEFLGTFKNGVKEPVMERGNTLSAGQRQLISFARAVAHNPSILVLDEATSNVDTQTEKLIQKAIDNIAKDRTTLIIAHRLSTIKNADKIIVMKNGKIVEIGSHDELITSDSLYKRLLYKNVS
- a CDS encoding polymer-forming cytoskeletal protein, whose protein sequence is METKQNLKISGSGSFGGGIYDEVKISGSGTINGDLECNTLKCSGSADIVGNVVSKNMKFSGSANIKGSVKTETIEVSGSVKINGNMDTDEIKVSGGSQIFGDVRTRKIKISGGSSIDGNLHGEEVDISGSINIKKDCESESFKASGGMNIEGLLNAGEVNINLYGRCRAKEIGGENINVRLSAFDESIVAKFLKTMFSYRRELITEAIEGDNIYLEGTTAKIVRGNNVTIGRGCYIEKVEYSGEIKIVDDGKVENQMRI
- the buk gene encoding butyrate kinase — encoded protein: MYKLLIINPGSTSTKIGVYEDENQVLEENLKHSAEEIAKYDTIYDQFPFRKEVILNVLKEKNIDINTLSAVVGRGGLLKPIVSGTYAVNEKMLEDLKVGVQGQHASNLGGIIANEIAKELNIPAFIVDPVTVDEMQEVAKISGIPEVKRRSIFHALNQKAVAKRYAKEKGVKYEDLNLIVTHMGGGTSVGAHCKGKVIDVNNALTGEGPFSPERSGGVPVGDLIDIAYSGKVSYEEMKKKINGKGGAVAYANTNDFKVVADKADAGDKDSKLIYDAFIYQIAKEIGQDAAVLSGKVDAILLTGGIAYNKGITGKIAERVSFIAPVVVYPGEDELLALTQGALRVLKGEEKAKEYV
- a CDS encoding LacI family DNA-binding transcriptional regulator: MKENKITISHIADSLGVSSMSVSRALSGQAGVSDKLRNKVLEKAKELKYAKCKKASSISVLVLHQKALIDDNSNFSTRVQGIEKVLQQNDAQYDLEFVDKDKQNNMYLPYKLSKGTYYDGVILLGRFSLQYADFISNKINNLVFYTGYSPSYDYDSVWFNFNNSAYKQCKYLIDNNHKNIGYLGDMSRFRNKEMLMGITTCLEDYNIEVKNEFFINMKNNYRNEVIKLFSQKNRPTSIICGSDFIALELIKILHDIKINVPENVSIIGTGNTQISSLSIPSLTTADLNIEYSCEVVVDLLLKKISNPCKPKENISIYTSLVKRDSVRKI
- a CDS encoding YhbD family protein, with the protein product MEEKLISKKELLELTGISYGQLYRWKRKNLIPEEWFIKKSAFTGQETFFPREKILDRLEKIKNMKDDASLDDLAQIFSPEVSDIKISYEELIEKNIIMKNVIDIYIDFNSMIDLYSFNEILYMSVLQEFLLEGSISIEESKNLLQTLQDNYDKYIGRSCEIVFVRKMGVGITSILSVPNEIYFDKLSKVVMKISVNEAIEKLKLKIKELF
- the ptb gene encoding phosphate butyryltransferase, which encodes MIKSFEEVLLKVKSKDIKTVSVAVAQDTPVLEAIRDAKKNGIAEAILVGDKNEITSIALKIGMDINQFKIVDEPDVRKATLKAVEIVSQGKADMVMKGLVDTATFLRSVLNKEVGLRTGKLMSHVAVFETEAFNRLLFLTDAAFNMYPTLKDKVQIINNAVRVAHAVGIDEPKVAPICAVEVVNENMPATLDAALLSKMSDRGQFKGCIVDGPYALDNALSEEAAKHKNIKGTVAGKADVLLLPNIETANVMYKTLTYTTHSKNGGILVGTAAPVILTSRADSHETKMYSIALAALVASHK
- a CDS encoding ABC transporter ATP-binding protein, yielding MANNIILKFAKKYKFSYAIGIIFMILSSCIQSLFPKVLGNIVDILKISNFNKNLVITNIFYIILIAAGGFLSTFIWRNLINSNSRRLECELRETFFTHLQKLSSEFYSKRKTGDLIAYAINDISAVRSTFGPVTAMSINALVLCAASIYSMCKTIDWHLTLITLIPIPFIIFFTVNIGRLIKIKFTDVQENFAAISDKVQENIYGIRVIKTYVQEENEIESFEKLNNKITDANLSMVKTSSLLSPVIEFCFSISFAVNLIIGGKMVLNRQITLGDFVAFNTYLTIIINPIISIGRIINTYQRGMASLERLNDILNVKPKITDNGKISSLKINGDIEFKNLDFCYPGLNKKSLQRINIKIPKGHTLGIIGRTGSGKSTLVNLLFKMYNIEAEKIFIDGLDINNIPLETLRNSFGYVPQDNFLFSATIKDNITFFKDLYSYNDMKISTESSCIQHSIDSFKDKFNTLLGEQGINLSGGQKQRVSIARALIKDPAVLVLDDSLSAVDTITEGTILNNLKNIRKGKTNIIIAHRISAVKDADEIIVLDNGFIHERGTHYELLQKGGIYYGIYNEQYKDSPKEAEAL